CTGGATgcggaggaggcggcggcggcggcggcagcaacagcagcagcagcagaagcagaagcagcaaaATGTTAggacagcaacagcagcagcagctgtaCCCGGCGGCCGGGCTCCTGGCCGGGGAGCGGGGCCGACTGCTCTCCTGCTACGTGCAGGACTACCTCGAGTGTGTGGAGTCGCTGCCCCTGGACATGCAGCGGAACGTGTCCGTGCTGCGAGAAATAGACACCAAGTACCAAGGTGAGTGAAGGGACAGGCCGGGAAGGGCGTCCGGCCAGCCGGACCTTCTGACAGCCCCGTGCGCCCGGGCTCGGGGCACTTTAGGGGGAACCCGGGCGCTCGTTGCAGCCAGGGCTGTTGCTGGCTGCGAATCAGCCATTTTATTAGTCCGGGATCGCTCCTCCGGCGCTGCCccgtgaaagaaggaaggaggaactgCGGGTTGACCGGCTAGCTCCGGCCTTGGGGTCTGGAGGTGTGCGGGTTGGAGGAGGACGGCTCGGCCCCGGGTCCCCTCTTCCCCTAAAGGCAGATGCATTGGAACGTGCTgggactgggggtgggggagtgggcaTCTGGGACGGTCCCCGAAAAggcccctccttctccctcctcccccaagccTAGAGGTCTCCTTTGCTCTCGCACCCCGGGGTAGGTTGGCCGGTTCGGGGGGCTGCTTCTCTGCCTTTGCTCGGCTCCTTCCGCTAAACAGTTAAAAGGAGGGAGGGGCTCGGCGGTGAGGAGGGCGGTGAAGGGGGGTCGGGTCTCTGCCCTGGAGTGGGCGGTGCCTCCAAGCGTAACGCTGTGGACTCGAGGGGCGCGCGCGCTTCCGTGACTGGGGCGAGGAGACCCCCGGGGGCTTGGGCTGTAAGGCTGCCCAGACTTCTGCAGCGCGACTCCCCCGTACGCCAGCCAGCGGCAGGGACGCTTCCCGCAGCTGGCGCGTCCCCGGCGCGCGCTCCGCGTGTGTCTTGGGGCCCCTGCGTCACTTCCGGGGTGGGCCTGGCTGAGCTTGTCTTTCCCTTGCTCTCCGGTTCTCCGGCCCCAAATCCGGTCAGGGGCTGGCCCCGGGATCCGAGGTGGAAATGTGTGCGGCTCCAGAAGGCGTCCGTTACTGCCCGTGGCGCTGCCTCGGCAGGGGGTCGCAGTTCCTCCAGGACTCACTCGGCGGGGAGGGGTGGCCTCGATCCCCCAATTGGGCCTCCGCGAGCCGCCCGGAGCGCCCTAGACTACTTGTATTCCGGACCCCCGGGGCCCCGCCTTCTCCCCTAGCCCTTCCCCTCACTTCCCGGGCTTGGGGCTGAGGCTCGGGAAAGCAGGTGGGGGTTGGAGGCCAGAGGTGAGGGGTAAAGGAGAAGATGGTACTTGGGCTATGCTTGAATAGAGGAGAAAGCTACGGATGAGCGGCGGGGCACCTTTGCCTCTCCACAGACCTTCCCAAGACCATTCTACAGTTCCCTTAGCCGTCACCGGCCATAGCGAAAGGCATCTATCCTAGTTCCTGGTTTAAACGTAAGCCTGTAGCTGCGCCCACCATTCCTTGCTCTTTCCACCCCCTTCCAACCACCAGTGAGCTTCCTGCCTACAAAATGCCCAGACTAGGAAGAAACTTCCTTGATCCTTGAGTTAACAGCAGTCCCGTCTCTTTACCTTCCCTGCCAgtctttttagggaaaaaaatattcGATCCCTCAAAGTCTGACTCCTCACTGCTCTACTGAAACTAACCTTCCAAAGATTACCAAAGCCCCAGTCAATATGGCCACTTTTAGGTCTTTATGCTCCGTTGAGCTTTTGtagcatttgacaaaaactatacCTTCTGCAATTTTTTGCCTTGATTTCAAGAATACCATAATCACTGATCCTAACTCCTTTGCTGCCTCCTTATCCTCTTTCCGACCTCCCTTAATTGTGCCTGGATCCAATCCTTGAGCTCTGTTGATTTATTTGGCTCTTTTATATAGATGACTTCAGATCTGTGTTAGAGAATCCTGCTTcggacatttactacctgtgacAGTGGACAAATCGCCCAAGTTCTCTGAACTTcattcagtttcctaatctgtaaaatgagtgtctTAATATTTCCTAACTCCATCTTATTATGAGAGTAaaataaagcattatatttttcttcactTCCCATAGCACACAGAACATCTTGAAACAGAATGTTAGAAGTGTAAAGGACCTTAAAGagcttaactccttcattttgtaaatgaggaaactaaggctgataTCAATGAAGTCGTCCTAGATTTTATAGCTGATTCATGAAAGAGCTAGGACTAAAACCTAGGTTTCCTGATCTTTGGGGCACTGCTCTTTTCTACCATGTTTGTTCTCTACATGAATGTTTCACTGATAACTGTTCAGCCAAGTTTAGCTTAGCCTCctaccaaaaaattaaaaactccaaagCCAAAGAAGTCCCATAATTTCTCTCAATTTTGCCCCTATTCCTACTGCTGTGTGCTGCCCAACCCTCCCACCCCCCAGTGTGTGGCATCCCAGGGTTGTGTAATGAATAGAAGTTCAGCTGCTGAATCATTTGGGTTCAGGCAGCTTCAAGTTGTCTGTCTGACACACATTGACTTTGTttccctgggtaagtctcttagcCACTCAGTGTTCTGAGCTTTTCAAGGTAGTGAGGCCTTCTATTTCCTAACAGATGGAATTCTAGGTCTCTTGTCTGGCACTTGATGCCCTCTGCAAGCTGCTATTTTTCCACTTGTATGGCTTCCTCATACTCTGCATATGGAAAAGAGGACCAAGTTTGGTGTCAGGAGATACCTGATTGCATTCAGCTCTGATACTTAGTCatatgactctaagcaagtcagtTTACCTCAGCTTCAGGTTTCACATATgtgaaatgacaataataattatagaaataaaaaatagacatCTCATAGGTAATCTCCTCTAACACTCTCAtgtgacagatgagaaaactgaggctgagaaggtgaagtgacttgctctagAACACTGAGATTTAAATAACAAGGATATTGTGATAGGCAGCTGTTggtgtagtcaggaagatctgaatttgaatttggccCCCTAGGCCAGCTATTTAGCCACTGTTtacctcagcttccttatttgtaaaatggagataataatagcactgatgTCTCAGGGAtgttgagaatcaaatgattataaagttcttagcactGTATTTGGCACATAAATAGGCAccctataaatgttagctataatctTTTGTAAAACCTAGTGGTAGAAATGCCTGATGTTGCTCTctgctatcattatctccatgCCATTCAACTTAGACTGCTCACCTTCCAGTACATGTTCTCTGCTTGCCTATTACTTTGTTCATGCTTTTCCTAAGCCAACTTAATACCTGATGAATTTTCACCCATGtttcatctctcctttctttcataGAGATATCACTTTGCATTTCAATTATATTTACTTGTAACTGTCATCCCCATTAAACTATAAGCTCTGAATAGGTAGGGATAATGCCTTATCTAAACTTGCAATCTACCAGGCATTCAACAgttgattacattttaatttctatatccTTATTTTATGTTTGAGCTGACCTGTGATTTTAAATCTGGAAAACTTCTcacttaaaggggaaaaaaatcctccAAGTTATTTCTTATGATCTTAATCTGTGTGGTTGCCtttttgatatatatgtatgtatgtatgtatttgtatatatatggaAGTTTAGAAATAAGACTAGGACTTTTAAGATTTGCCTATTGAATGTTTTTTCTAGGATGAATATTAAGCATTTTAATCACTTTTCAagcttgaaacattttttttaagcaaatattTAGTCATTATAAAGTTAATGCCTTCTTTAGAGGTTGGGgcagaatattttaaaactgatAAAAATGCCAGGGTCAGATTTACTGTGCTGACTACACGTATAGCTATAGTTTCAGAGGAATAGTGCACCTTTATGAGACTGAACAGCCTGGACTCCATTATGGCAATAACTCTTGTTTAGACAAATAGTTGATTTCTAGATAAATTCAAGGTAACAATAAATTGTACCATAGCAACAGGAATACTATATGGTGAACAATTGTGAATAagagctattttcagcaatacaataatccaaaacTATCGTGGAGaacttatgttaaaaaaaaaaaaaagataaatctacttccagagaaaaagcaaactttttttcactctcaatttttttttctatttgaatttccttccacaaatagattaatatggaaaaatgtttttcaggattatacatgtaaaatctatatgagattgcttatcatctaaagaggatgggagagagagggagagactttGAGACTGAGTAATCTTGGGAAAATGTtagaaactttttacatgtaattgggggggaaattaaattttttaaaaagcaaacaattttTACCATAAGTGCATACTGACTGTCCTCTCAAATGTCTCAGTctgatatttatttacttattttagatctttacttctgtcttagatttattCACATCCTATATTTTACCTACTAGATtcactctttgagggcaggttcTTACTGCTTTGTCTCAGTGTACTACAATGCTTTGCATGTGGTGagcatttaataattatattttaataggttTGTATCTCGTGGAGATTTCATCATGTGCTGCACTGGGTACACTTCAATACAAAGAATATGTACACACTGCACTAAGCACATTAGAGCCATATTGAATTAGAATGATTCTGGGGTTATGAATCTGGAAGAGGGAACATTTGAAAGATAAATGGATTCTATCTTATAGAGTAGATCAAGTCTATAAATAATTAAGGAGGAAGCAAGATTGTtgtgtgtaactttgggcaaataatttttaagtatttcatTTGTTAAACTGaaattttcttatataattttgttctctttttctttcaaaagttACTTTTTTCACTGGCATTTATTATGTCTCTTTCCCATTGCCACTTCccattaaacaatttttaaaaacccttctgaAGCTCCAGACTTTTTTGGCCATCTCTCTCCACTGCTGTGGCTCCTTCTGCCACAGGGAGTTCCTATAGGAACCTCCATTTGGAGGAAGGGCCCAGAAGtacattccttttccttccccttttataTTTGCCTTCTCTGATAGAAATGTTAGCTCTTTGTGGGCAGGGACTGTCATTCTTTTTTGCCTGTATTTGTCTCTCTcagtttttccctttctctcttatgCATATACATGAGACAGGCCAGTGCTCCATACAAGGGAAGCACTGCAGAAGTGCTTCTTAACTtgataacaaatatgcatagtgaCTTGAAAACACTTATACACAGtacagcaaaacaaattctcaccttTGCTAGGTCTTATTCCGCATTTTCAGTCCTCTCGATCTGTGATTTATCATTGCATCGATTAGAGTTCTGTTgtccttcagatttttttccataatgttgactattacataaattgttctcctagatCTGTTCATTTCATTGTGTATCAGTGTTATAGATGTCTTGATTTTCTATGAaactattttgtctttttttttctttttgtgtcacAGTAGTATgccattcatataccataatttgtttagataTTTCCTGATATTTGGGTACCCCCCTTaagttccagttctttgttacagaattgctataaataatttttgtatgAATAcatggtttttggttttgttttgttttttttctctctcccttatatAAATCTTTTTGGTGTATCAGCCTGGTCTGGTAGTGGTATAGGCTGGGCCAAAGAGTACATATAGTTCAGTAACTTTGGGGACATGGTTCCACTTTGCTTTTCAGATGGGCTAAACCTTATCATGAATGTGACTGTTTTTCTTGCTTCTATATTACAATACTTATCTTGTTACGAAATAATTTATTCAGTGTTTGGCATTAAGCACCAAACATTGGATCTATACTGGGCACAACCCATTAAGTACCATATTTATAAAATTGCAAATCACCATGGATAAGATATGGGATAGTTGAAATCAGTTTGTCCTGTTTCCTCCCATCTGTCTCCTCCTTGTccttgttcatttaaaaattgttgcGTCTAGGAAAAAGTCAGTCACAGCTTTATCATTCTTATTTCCCTAAAGGAAACCTAGCTGATTGATAAAGCATTTAAGATATCTAAATAAAAGGGAATGGTTTGAGCTTTTGAAATAATAGGATAGCTTGGGCTAAGGGCTTTCTATCTGGTGAGCTGCCATACTGTGTGGCATGTGGGCTTATTGCTAGCCCAAGTGACTGGATTACTCAGATAGTGGCCAGCACAGAGTTGGCAGAGGCATCGAACTCCAATTGAAAGGAATCCCTGCAGGCttcatattgacttggaaaactgaaaactaacattatcttctattttttatttattttattaaacattttctaattacattttaatctggttcaggctacATTTAGGAGTTTTGCCAGCTGAGCCCATGAGTTTGATACCTCTGGCCTACTGTAGGATAAAAAGTTTTGGTAGAGTTGCTTCTCATGCTGGGAAAAAACAAATTTGCAAGACAACATTTTAAGTTGGTGTTTTAAAGATGTTGTAATCTGGTTCAGGCTACATTTAGGAGTTTTGCCAGCTGAGCCCATGAGTTTGATACCTCTGGCCTACTGTAGGATAAAAAGTTTTGGTAGAGTTGCTTCTCATGCTGGGAAAAAACAAATTTGCAAGACAACATTTTAAGTTGGTGTTTTAAAGATGTTGTAAAATATTTGTCAGCAGTTAAACCAAAATCCATTGCCTAATTATATAAAGCAACAGGATTGCTATAATGTTGATTTTTATTGCTAATAGTATCATTGATATAGAAATATACTGTGGAAATCTTTCATGTTGGAGAATTTTAAGTCATGGGAGCCATTCAACCAAAAAATTAAGATATtaagtgttctttcttataatttAAAACTAAATATGAGTAAATCGGGGCAATGCATTGTTTAAAACTTTGGccaggggggcaactgggtagctcagtggattgatagccagccctagacacaggaggtcctaggttcaaatctggcctcagattcttcccagctgtgtgaccctgggcaagtcacttgacccccattgcctatacacagtactgattccaagatggaaggtaagggtttaataaaaaaacaaacaaactttggtCAGTCAGGATAGCTAGATATCTTGGTGAATAcagagccaagtctggagttgggagaccTGAGTTAAATCTGTCATTCctatactccctagctgtgtgaccctgggcaagtcacttaaccccatttgtcctGGTTTGCCTGGtctttgcccttctgccttagaattgttactaaggcagtaagggtttgaaaaacaaaaaactttgtcTTAGTCAATTAAGaatttattgtaatttcctttttgtttttttttctttctttttttgtttccattaGTTTTTCTGGATGTTGTGTTTCCATGTTAGATTTGTTAAATTGTTTGGTTGGGTTTATGGCATTATGTTTTAAGTTGCTTCTATCCAAAGTACtctaattacttttttaaaaagtgcaccCTCCCCTCCAGAAAACTAGAGcaatattctgattttttttttttacattttacagaagCATTAAAGGAAATTGATGATGCCTGTgaaaaatacaagaaagaaaatgatccaCATCAGAAGAAACGCCTTCAGCAGAATCTTCAGAGAGCATTGATCAACAGCCAGGAACTGGGTGATGAGAAAATTCAAATTGTTACACAGATGCTTGAGCTGGTAGAGAATCGGGCAAGGCAAATGGAATTGCATTCACAATGTTTTCAAGATCCTTCAGAAAGTGAAAGACCTTCAGATAAGACAAAGATGGACTCCAGCCAACCAGAAAGGTCTTCAAGAAGACCACGCAGACAGCGGACCAGTGAAAGCCGTGATCTCTGCCACATAGCAAATGGCATTGAAGACTGTGATGATCAGCCAcctaaagaaaagaaatccaaatcTGCCAAGAAAAAGAAACGTTCAAAAGCCAAACAGGAAAGGGAAGCCTCACCTGTTGAGTTTGCAATAGATCCTAATGAACCTACATACTGCTTATGTAACCAAGTGTCTTATGGGGAAATGATAGGATGTGACAATGAACAATGTCCAATTGAGTGGtttcatttttcatgtgtttCACTTACTTATAAACCAAAGGGAAAATGGTATTGCCCAAAGTGCAGAGGAGATAATGAGAAAACAATGGACAAAAgtactgaaaaaacaaaaaaagatagaagatCGAGGTAGTAAAGGCCATCCACGTTTTAAGGGATTATTTGTCTTTTATATAATTCATTTACTTTACAGAAAATGTTTTAGGATAAATGCATAGGGCTATGcaataatttttaatcattagtATTAATGGAGTATTAAAAGTTGTCGTACTTTGTCTGTGGTTTACTTTTCTGCACTGAATAACCAAATGTTTTCAAGCCAGGTGGTCTTAGAATAACACATGGAAAGAATTAGGAACGGTGGGAGTATGGTGTGAACaggttgcttttatttttctccacaaaaTTATACATATCTCATTGTCACTTAAAATGGAAATGTTGTTAATGGGTAAACACCAAAGGTTTACTAGCATTTAATTCTTCTCTACACTTTAAAAGTTTTTAGACTCTTCAGCTGATGTGAACTCTATTTTACCTCTGTGGTACATTGAATCTTATCTCTAGTCTCATGAAGACTCATTtaaggagctagagaagaaagTTAATTTAGGATTCCA
This DNA window, taken from Monodelphis domestica isolate mMonDom1 chromosome 6, mMonDom1.pri, whole genome shotgun sequence, encodes the following:
- the ING2 gene encoding inhibitor of growth protein 2, producing the protein MLGQQQQQQLYPAAGLLAGERGRLLSCYVQDYLECVESLPLDMQRNVSVLREIDTKYQEALKEIDDACEKYKKENDPHQKKRLQQNLQRALINSQELGDEKIQIVTQMLELVENRARQMELHSQCFQDPSESERPSDKTKMDSSQPERSSRRPRRQRTSESRDLCHIANGIEDCDDQPPKEKKSKSAKKKKRSKAKQEREASPVEFAIDPNEPTYCLCNQVSYGEMIGCDNEQCPIEWFHFSCVSLTYKPKGKWYCPKCRGDNEKTMDKSTEKTKKDRRSR